Proteins encoded in a region of the Caballeronia sp. M1242 genome:
- a CDS encoding GlxA family transcriptional regulator — MAKTIAILAVPGVQMLDVCGPLDVFAQANVETGRHEYELKIVGTRRGHLKSSSGARLLPDEVVGDDFVALHTLLVAGAPHASSMTISNTLREWLRTVAKRSKRFGSVCTGAFILAEAGLLEKRRVTTHWSCIDELSRRYPTVTAEPDALYVRDGKLRTAAGVTAGLDLALALVEEDLGREIAMRVASQLVMFFKRPGGQLQFSRKGRAQPAGRSVLQEVQRLVAARPELDHSVASMAAHARLSPRHFARLFQAEVGVTPAVWVETARVAAARNLIETRGDAPKQLAANCGFANADVLRRTFVKHVGVTPSEYRKRFMTLARADETADQISARSVRQPRP; from the coding sequence ATGGCCAAGACAATTGCCATCCTTGCGGTGCCCGGCGTGCAGATGCTCGACGTATGCGGACCGCTCGACGTGTTCGCGCAAGCCAACGTCGAGACGGGGCGCCACGAGTACGAGCTGAAGATCGTCGGCACTCGGAGAGGGCATTTGAAAAGCTCGTCGGGCGCGCGGCTGCTGCCGGACGAGGTAGTCGGCGACGACTTCGTTGCACTGCATACGCTGCTCGTGGCGGGCGCGCCTCACGCGTCGAGCATGACGATCTCGAACACATTGCGCGAGTGGCTCAGGACGGTTGCGAAGCGATCGAAACGCTTTGGCTCCGTATGCACCGGCGCGTTCATTCTTGCCGAAGCAGGCTTGCTGGAGAAGCGGCGCGTCACGACTCACTGGTCTTGCATCGACGAGTTGTCGCGCCGCTATCCGACAGTGACCGCGGAGCCGGACGCGCTCTATGTGCGGGATGGCAAGCTGCGCACGGCTGCGGGCGTGACGGCCGGCCTTGATCTGGCGCTCGCGCTCGTCGAGGAAGATCTCGGGCGCGAGATCGCGATGCGCGTCGCCAGTCAGCTCGTCATGTTCTTCAAGCGCCCCGGCGGACAATTGCAGTTCAGCCGAAAAGGCCGCGCGCAGCCAGCGGGCCGCTCGGTCTTGCAGGAAGTGCAGCGGCTCGTCGCGGCGCGGCCCGAGCTCGACCATAGCGTGGCCAGCATGGCCGCGCATGCCCGTTTGAGCCCGCGCCATTTTGCCCGGCTCTTTCAGGCAGAAGTGGGCGTGACGCCGGCGGTCTGGGTGGAAACTGCGCGTGTGGCGGCCGCGCGCAATCTCATCGAGACGCGCGGCGATGCGCCGAAACAGCTCGCTGCGAACTGCGGGTTCGCGAATGCGGACGTGTTGCGGCGCACCTTCGTCAAGCACGTGGGCGTGACGCCTTCTGAGTACCGGAAGCGGTTCATGACCCTGGCACGCGCTGACGAAACAGCGGATCAGATCTCGGCGCGTTCAGTCAGGCAGCCGAGACCCTGA
- a CDS encoding HD domain-containing protein: MSTSANTVAIPDSQLARAITEFVRDTETELLFNHSSRVYCFGALAGQRRGVKFDAELLYAGAMFHDMGLMPSHSSQTERFEVDGANAARDFLRQHGIAPADIDLVWTAIALHTTPGVPQHMHPVIALVTAGVEMDVLGLAYPEYSEAERTAVVSAYPRTEHFKEDIIQAFYDGIKHKPHTTFGNVKADVIADKEPRFRPGNFCSVIRHSAWRG, encoded by the coding sequence ATGAGCACTAGCGCGAATACCGTTGCGATTCCGGATAGCCAGCTTGCCCGAGCGATCACGGAGTTCGTCCGCGATACGGAGACGGAGCTTCTTTTCAATCATTCGAGCCGCGTGTATTGCTTCGGCGCGCTTGCCGGCCAGCGGCGCGGCGTGAAGTTCGACGCGGAACTGCTCTACGCCGGCGCCATGTTCCACGACATGGGCCTCATGCCTTCGCACAGCAGCCAGACCGAGCGTTTCGAAGTGGACGGCGCGAACGCCGCGCGCGACTTTCTGAGGCAGCACGGCATCGCACCCGCCGACATCGACCTCGTGTGGACCGCCATCGCGCTTCATACGACACCGGGCGTGCCGCAACATATGCATCCGGTGATCGCGCTCGTCACCGCGGGAGTCGAGATGGACGTGCTCGGTCTCGCTTACCCGGAGTACAGCGAGGCGGAAAGAACCGCTGTCGTCAGTGCGTATCCACGGACCGAGCACTTCAAGGAAGACATCATTCAGGCGTTCTACGACGGCATCAAACACAAGCCTCACACGACGTTCGGGAACGTCAAGGCCGACGTCATCGCGGACAAGGAACCGCGCTTCCGGCCGGGCAACTTCTGCTCGGTGATCCGCCATTCGGCGTGGCGCGGGTAG
- a CDS encoding SDR family oxidoreductase: MNKLFDLSGRTALVTGSARGIGYALAEGFAAAGARVIVNGTKAETVDAAVSRLLAQGFDACGQAFDVTDEASVAAAFAAWDAQGIEVDIVVNNAGIQFRKPMIELALADWQRVIDTNLTSAFIVAKEAARRMIERKRGGKIINIGSLTSEGARATVAPYTAAKGGIKMLTRAMSAEWAPFDIQANAIGPGYILTDMNQALVDNADFDRWVKSSNPSGRWGKPEELVGTAVYLASPASSYVNGQIIYVDGGWLAVL, from the coding sequence ATGAACAAGTTGTTCGATCTGAGCGGCCGCACGGCGCTCGTCACGGGTTCGGCGCGCGGCATCGGCTATGCGCTCGCGGAGGGCTTCGCGGCGGCTGGCGCGCGCGTCATCGTCAACGGGACGAAGGCCGAGACTGTCGATGCCGCCGTGAGCCGGCTGCTCGCGCAAGGCTTCGACGCATGCGGCCAGGCCTTCGACGTCACCGACGAGGCATCCGTTGCGGCGGCATTCGCAGCGTGGGACGCGCAAGGCATAGAAGTCGACATCGTCGTGAACAACGCGGGCATTCAATTCCGCAAGCCGATGATCGAACTCGCGCTCGCCGACTGGCAACGCGTCATCGACACCAATCTGACGAGCGCGTTCATCGTCGCGAAAGAAGCGGCGCGGCGCATGATCGAGCGCAAGCGCGGCGGCAAGATCATCAATATCGGCTCATTGACGAGCGAAGGGGCACGCGCGACGGTGGCGCCCTATACGGCTGCCAAGGGCGGCATCAAGATGCTCACACGCGCCATGAGCGCCGAGTGGGCGCCGTTCGATATCCAGGCCAACGCGATCGGCCCCGGCTATATCCTCACCGACATGAATCAGGCGCTTGTCGACAACGCCGACTTCGACCGGTGGGTCAAGAGCAGCAACCCGTCGGGGCGCTGGGGCAAGCCGGAAGAACTCGTCGGCACGGCGGTCTATCTCGCGTCGCCCGCATCGAGCTATGTGAACGGACAGATCATCTATGTCGACGGCGGCTGGCTCGCCGTGCTCTGA